In Haliotis asinina isolate JCU_RB_2024 chromosome 15, JCU_Hal_asi_v2, whole genome shotgun sequence, one DNA window encodes the following:
- the LOC137265682 gene encoding amidase-like has product MADKRKGIYQSPAVVLATTDDLRNLSQELRLDCSDDDIDGVRDTFKRYSTSLQRVYDLPDLSLPVKYPRTPGHRPAQADNPCNAWYWRCDIKGSSSGLLVGKTVGVKDNIAVAGVPMMNGSRLLEGYVPEFDATAVTRILDAGGIIIGKTSCEDMCISGSSFLNARGPVRHPLDQSLDCGGSSSGSAALLSLEEIDLALGADQLGSIRIPASWTGVVGMMPTFGLVPYTGAAPIETCRDVLGPMARTVKDCALLLQAIAGDDGNKDPRQSGRIRPQDYIKKLDDGIKGVKIGVLEEGFETCTSPAVCDVVKLAVRKLTSVGAIVEDVSIPEHADGFAIASVIATEGTYNCMLKGNGFGFSWKGFYPTSLLEAVGKGLAARPHELSPLVKTYSLLGEYMYRKYGSKFYSKAHNLSLILRKCYDDVLKTYDVIIMPTATHLPPKLPARNASMKDILDRGLSMFGNTAPFNCTGHPALTINAGYTEGLPVGMMIVGRHFDDLTVLQVARAYEKMRD; this is encoded by the exons ACACATTCAAAAGGTACTCAACAAGCCTGCAGCGTGTGTACGATCTGCCTGACCTGTCCCTGCCCGTCAAGTACCCGCGGACTCCAGGACACAGACCAGCACAGGCCGACAACCCCTGCAACGCCTG GTATTGGAGGTGTGACATCAAGGGTTCTAGTTCCGGACTGCTTGTCGGCAAAACAGTCGGGGTGAAGGACAACATTGCTGTGGCCGGAGTGCCCATGATGAACGGAAGTCGTCTCCTGGAGGGCTATGTTCCTGAGTTTGACGCCACAGCCGTGACACGAATTTTAGATGCAG GTGGTATCATCATCGGCAAGACATCGTGTGAGGACATGTGTATCAGTGGATCCAGCTTCTTGAATGCCAGAGGGCCAGTGAGACACCCACTTGACCAGTCACTTGACTGCGGTGGGTCCTCCTCGGGAAGTGCGGCTCTG CTCAGCCTTGAAGAGATTGACCTCGCCCTTGGGGCTGACCAGTTGGGGTCCATCCGCATACCTGCCTCCTGGACGGGCGTGGTCGGGATGATGCCCACATTCGGCCTAGTGCCCTACACTGGGGCAGCGCCGATAGAAACCTGCAGGGACGTCCTCGGCCCCATGGCTAGAACGGTCAAAGACTGCGCTTTACTGCTACAG GCCATAGCGGGTGATGATGGCAATAAAGATCCACGGCAGTCAGGAAGGATTCGTCCACAAGACTACATAAAGAAG CTGGATGACGGCATAAAGGGTGTTAAGATCGGTGTGCTTGAAGAAGGTTTTGAGACTTGTACAAGTCCGGCTGTGTGTGATGTCGTCAAACTGGCTGTCCGGAAGCTAACGTCTGTTGGTGCGATCGTGGAGGATGTGTCCATCCCAGAACATGCTGACG GATTTGCGATAGCATCCGTGATAGCAACCGAAGGGACCTATAACTGTATGTTAAAAGGGAAcg GTTTTGGTTTCTCCTGGAAGGGATTCTACCCCACGAGTTTATTGGAAGCTGTAGGTAAAGGTCTTGCAGCCCGGCCGCATGAGTTGTCACCACTGGTCAAAACCTACTCACTTCTTGGGGAGTACATGTACCGGAAGTACGGAAGCAAGTTCTACTCCAAAGCTCACAACTTGTCGCTGATACTGAGAAAATGTTACGACGATGTCTTAAAGACATATGACGTCATTATCATGCCTACAGCCACTCATTTGCCACCAAAGCTGCCTGCTAGAAACGCGAGTATGAAAG ATATTCTTGACCGTGGTTTGTCGATGTTTGGCAACACAGCCCCTTTCAACTGCACTGGACACCCCGCCTTGACCATCAACGCAGGGTACACTGAAGGACTTCCGGTCGGTATGATGATCGTCGGCAGACATTTTGATGACCTCACGGTGCTACAGGTTGCCAGGGCGTATGAGAAGATGAGGGACTAG